One Halorientalis litorea DNA segment encodes these proteins:
- a CDS encoding urease subunit beta encodes MAEDIVPGEVVTGDGDVTLNEGRETTDVVVGNTGDRPVQVGSHFHFFEANAALTFDREAAMGMRLNVPAGTAVRFEPGDEQTVELVAIGGKRRAHGMNGLVNGSVDGDTDDAVERMRAQGFGDTGGEE; translated from the coding sequence ATGGCTGAGGACATCGTTCCCGGCGAGGTGGTCACGGGTGACGGCGACGTGACCCTGAACGAGGGCCGGGAGACGACCGACGTGGTCGTCGGGAACACGGGTGACCGGCCGGTACAGGTCGGGTCGCACTTTCACTTCTTCGAGGCCAACGCGGCTCTGACCTTCGACCGCGAGGCTGCGATGGGGATGCGGCTGAACGTCCCCGCGGGCACGGCCGTCCGGTTCGAACCCGGCGACGAGCAGACCGTCGAGTTGGTCGCCATCGGCGGGAAGCGCCGCGCTCACGGGATGAACGGCCTCGTGAACGGCAGCGTCGACGGCGACACCGACGACGCCGTCGAGCGGATGCGGGCGCAGGGCTTCGGCGACACGGGGGGCGAGGAGTGA
- a CDS encoding urea ABC transporter substrate-binding protein — MSRDRTTRRGFLGSAAVIAGTALAGCSGGGDGGGDGGGGGGTGGTASGGGTITLGVLEDRSGNFSLVGTPKHKASLLAIEEINNNGGIDGQQIEVFDPDPRSDNSRYNRLTNQAIQQENVDALWAGYSSATREAIRPIIDREDQLYFYTTQYEGGVCDHNVFAVGPTARQQLGSVLPYLREEFGPDIYTIAADYNFGQLSADWVRVLANENDANVIGEEFIPLSNSSFGSTINRIQEADPDFVMSMLVGNNHTSFYRQKASAGLDVPIGTSTAMAQGYEHRRLDPPAMADIYAGVNYMEEIPTQRNTEEGGFVDRYFEMFPDAPYLNEEAQTNYFSIYMYKEAVEQAGTTDQEEVKAALESGITYGAPEAPEDEEIALVPETHHVDHHMWVMRADDEHNVEAVDNRVIPETFLKDTVGCDLTQEDEETQYTPQDYYEVAG; from the coding sequence ATGAGCCGCGACCGGACGACTCGCCGTGGGTTCCTCGGCTCGGCAGCCGTCATCGCTGGGACGGCACTCGCAGGGTGTAGCGGCGGCGGCGACGGCGGCGGCGATGGCGGTGGCGGTGGCGGCACTGGCGGGACTGCGAGCGGCGGCGGCACCATCACGCTCGGCGTTCTGGAGGACCGCTCGGGCAACTTCTCGCTGGTCGGCACGCCCAAGCACAAGGCGTCCTTGCTGGCCATCGAGGAGATAAACAACAACGGCGGTATCGACGGCCAGCAGATCGAGGTGTTCGACCCCGACCCGCGGTCGGACAACTCCCGGTACAACCGCCTGACGAATCAGGCCATCCAGCAGGAGAACGTGGACGCGCTGTGGGCGGGGTACTCCTCCGCGACGCGGGAGGCCATCCGCCCCATCATCGACCGCGAGGACCAGTTGTACTTCTACACCACCCAGTACGAGGGCGGTGTCTGTGACCACAACGTGTTCGCGGTGGGACCGACGGCCCGCCAGCAACTCGGGAGCGTCCTGCCGTACCTCCGCGAGGAATTCGGCCCGGACATCTACACCATCGCCGCCGACTACAACTTCGGTCAGTTGTCGGCGGACTGGGTGCGCGTGCTGGCCAACGAGAACGACGCCAACGTCATCGGCGAGGAGTTCATCCCGCTGTCGAACTCCAGTTTCGGCTCGACCATCAACCGGATTCAGGAAGCCGACCCCGACTTCGTGATGTCGATGCTCGTCGGCAACAACCACACCTCCTTCTACCGGCAGAAGGCCTCGGCGGGACTGGACGTGCCCATCGGCACGTCGACGGCGATGGCACAGGGCTACGAGCACCGTCGCCTCGACCCGCCGGCGATGGCCGACATCTACGCCGGGGTCAACTACATGGAGGAGATTCCGACGCAGCGCAACACGGAGGAGGGCGGCTTCGTGGACCGCTACTTCGAGATGTTCCCCGACGCACCCTACCTCAACGAGGAGGCCCAGACCAACTACTTCTCCATCTACATGTACAAGGAGGCGGTCGAGCAGGCGGGCACGACCGACCAGGAGGAGGTCAAGGCGGCGCTGGAGTCGGGCATCACCTACGGCGCGCCCGAGGCCCCCGAGGACGAGGAGATCGCGCTGGTCCCGGAGACCCACCACGTCGACCACCACATGTGGGTCATGCGGGCCGACGACGAGCACAACGTCGAGGCCGTGGACAACCGCGTCATCCCCGAGACGTTCCTGAAGGACACGGTCGGCTGTGACCTCACCCAAGAAGACGAGGAGACCCAGTACACGCCACAGGACTACTACGAGGTGGCTGGCTGA